A genomic region of Thunnus albacares chromosome 4, fThuAlb1.1, whole genome shotgun sequence contains the following coding sequences:
- the si:ch211-112f3.4 gene encoding EF-hand and coiled-coil domain-containing protein 1, translated as MERAASALQCVQPSPRAARKSEWLRSALAHHHCPDPGVENEIVVLATGIDQYLQEVFHHLAYTNRDDTVSAEDFTALCAVLGLTGAEKGKRTVDGETGGLEKDEEDEEFRDVCSGLPCQLSFKDFHSRLCGYFRVRSTRKGTGDCAWRMPVTEDTELVERQIRLRWPRVRRRKCVSFDLTRDQNGPVHRFIKSRTTEDRESEEAAALRELVEDLRSALQGSDARCLALEVALRRERSRTLPSPSGFKSTVSTPTTSITLVQGKLVPTLRIKGQLSAAGGDGVRRLVRRRDMRDPLLRELKLIRSSRDGQLEEAIKFNERLEEEVRWAYQEVRKLQGVESALRKENAQIRRRAEEAREALSLGLQRVRMIQEQAQSVPQLQSRITQLETELHQYRSLCTCIPDPARQHTYSVGEETCSKTDAECLQRAVEGRAASDEEEDDRGMKEEGQCCLLEVKKHISRLHSCGKGCQKHVVHQLLSQSRLHDKNLISTSKDSREHCSWKEPNQQHPEGCRSCEEEKRTEEEEDKTRLEEKEKTHLSLLEEKLRDTLTLLLQLRNKNVSRRVLGKIVMDTLDVYSRSGDAPSQVLQVADALCMRLSSSDLLADEEDDGGGERGGNLLVPPSGCQTSGVNPLLISC; from the exons ATGGAGCGCGCCGCATCGGCTCTGCAGTGCGTCCAGCCTTCGCCGCGAGCAGCGCGTAAAAGCGAGTGGCTACGGAGCGCACTGGCCCATCACCACTGCCCCGATCCCGGCGTGGAGAACGAAATCGTCGTCTTGGCCACTGGAATAGACCAATACCTGCAGGAGGTCTTCCACCACCTTGCTTACACCAACCGGGACGATACGGTGTCGGCGGAGGATTTCACTGCGCTCTGCGCCGTGCTGGGGCTCACCGGAGCCGAGAAAggaaagaggactgtggatgGAGAAACTGGAGGTTtagagaaagatgaagaggaCGAAGAGTTTAGGGATGTATGTTCTGGGTTGCCCTGCCAGCTGTCCTTTAAAGACTTCCACTCGCGTCTGTGTGGGTATTTCCGTGTGCGCAGTACACGCAAAGGCACTGGGGACTGTGCCTGGCGAATGCCCGTTACTGAGGACACGGAGCTGGTGGAGCGACAGATCCGGCTCCGGTGGCCGCGAGTCAGGCGgagaaaatgtgtcagtttTGATCTTACGAGGGATCAGAATGGACCAGTTCACAGATTTATTAAAAGTCGAACCACAGAAGACCGTGAGTCAG AGGAGGCAGCAGCTCTGAGGGAGTTGGTGGAGGACCTCCGCTCGGCGCTGCAGGGGAGCGATGCTCGCTGCCTGGCCCTGGAGGTGGCCCTTCGACGGGAGAGGAGCCGcaccctcccctctccctccggTTTTAAATCCACTGTTTCAACTCCTACAACTTCCATCACCCTCGTACAGGGAAAACTGGTGCCAACTCTCAGAATTAAAGGACAGCTGAGTGCTGCTGGAGGAGACGGGGTGAGGAGGTTGGTGAGGAGACGGGATATGAGAGACCCCCTTTTAAGGGAGCTGAAGCTGATCCGCTCCTCACGTGATGGGCAGCTGGAGGAGGCCATCAAATTTAATGAACGTCTAGAGGAGGAGGTGCGATGGGCATACCAGGAGGTTCGCAAGCTGCAGGGGGTGGAGTCTGCACTGAGGAAGGAGAACGCTCAGATCAG GAGGCGAGCGGAGGAGGCCAGGGAGGCTCTGAGCTTGGGGCTTCAGAGGGTTCGGATGATCCAGGAACAGGCCCAGTCTGTGCCGCAGCTCCAGTCCAGGATCACCCAGCTGGAGACTGAACTGCACCAGTACAG ATCCCTCTGCACCTGCATCCCTGACCCTGCCCGTCAACATACTTACTCAGTCGGAGAAGAGACCTGCAGCAAGACAG ATGCAGAGTGTCTGCAGAGAGCAGTGGAGGGGAGAGCTGCttctgatgaagaggaggatgacaGGGGGATGAAGGAGGAAGGACAGTGCTGCCTGTTGGAGGTGAAGAAGCACATCAGCCGACTGCACAGCTGTGGCAAAGG ATGTCAGAAGCACGTAGTCCATCAGCTGCTCTCTCAGAGCCGCCTGCATGACAAAAACCTCATCAGCACTTCTAAGGACAGCAGGGAGCACTGCAGCTGGAAGGAACCAAACCAACAGCATCCAGAAGGCTGCAGAAGCTGTGAAGAGGAGAAG aggacagaggaagaggaggacaagaCAAGgctggaggagaaagaaaagaccCATCTGTCTTTACTGGAGGAAAAACTCAGAGACACTCTGACATTGCTGCTGCAGCTACGCAACAAG aATGTGTCCCGCAGGGTGCTGGGGAAGATTGTGATGGACACTCTGGATGTGTACAGTAGGAGTGGAGATG CTCCATCTCAGGTCCTGCAGGTAGCTGACGCCCTGTGCATGCGCTTATCCTCCAGTGATCTCCTGGCAGACGAGGAGGATgatggagggggagagaggggagggaacCTCCTGGTTCCACCTTCAGGGTGTCAAACCAGCGGTGTCAACCCTCTGCTCATCTCCTGTTAA